From one Paenibacillus sp. FSL K6-1330 genomic stretch:
- a CDS encoding tetratricopeptide repeat protein — MKLMKRIWFRIGNHYRKKRDFEQALKYMRKGESAITSFNDKLHYAELLHNSGHSEEAVAYLGRVIDTSGSHRAYERRAHILRELSREREAIEDLNEAIRLNADNYMNWYTRGIAHKDLNQYDEAIRDLKESIKREDDSTVISTYYELGMTFYESGNPAEAAHYFRLSIEKPERAIPMYYYMLSVSLDLMDHVQEAVGVLQEGIQLADRYEAEADGGYALFADSTNYSYGAFQTFQRQVREAYSFRKPMADLYVQLGDMGQAEHYLSEAIERYPNSYELYLNRAEVFNRSDNKNAAKADLEWAIEAEPDDYRAYFDLARIYREDGLEEQAYELISKLYARQPDSPLACYWMADCYYRLGRQEEALAINDKLLKLENDDAPNYVQRADIYMEMNDLPSAEQALKEAAALQDGTEIRNKLSYVLYLQGRNEEALLELQEAVKQEESFSEHPTYLAASGHIYKEMGMWDLAIDAYSQAIQAHPSNPRFYEFRAVCFVETGQLERGLADCAQGLSLNPGQGSLYSLRSGIYYTMADYAQAKEDTLQVLELSPGHPGAYFRLGQIYYKDQDEDAALAAFDEVLKLVPEHADSYLYKAHIYYGQFEHEDAVQAIVNWSLHLQKEMSPADKIQAIEGLEGFEESLLNKAVERLTGMYGHQLYLS; from the coding sequence ATGAAGTTGATGAAGCGGATCTGGTTCCGTATCGGTAACCATTACAGGAAGAAGCGGGATTTTGAACAAGCCCTTAAATATATGAGAAAAGGCGAAAGTGCCATTACCAGTTTCAATGATAAGCTGCACTATGCGGAACTGCTGCACAACAGCGGCCATTCGGAAGAGGCCGTAGCTTATTTGGGGCGCGTGATCGATACGAGCGGAAGCCATCGCGCTTATGAGCGGCGAGCTCATATTTTGCGTGAGCTGAGCCGGGAGCGCGAGGCCATTGAGGATCTAAATGAAGCGATTCGATTGAATGCCGACAATTATATGAATTGGTATACCCGGGGGATTGCCCACAAGGATTTGAACCAGTATGATGAGGCGATCCGGGATCTGAAGGAAAGCATCAAGAGAGAGGACGACAGCACGGTTATTTCGACTTACTATGAGCTGGGCATGACCTTTTACGAGAGCGGCAACCCGGCGGAGGCGGCGCACTATTTTCGCTTAAGCATCGAGAAGCCGGAACGCGCCATCCCGATGTATTATTACATGCTGTCCGTATCCCTGGATCTGATGGATCATGTACAGGAAGCCGTGGGTGTGCTGCAGGAGGGGATCCAGCTGGCTGATCGGTATGAGGCGGAAGCAGATGGCGGATATGCGTTGTTCGCAGACAGCACCAATTACAGCTATGGCGCATTTCAGACGTTTCAGCGGCAAGTGCGGGAGGCGTATTCCTTTCGGAAGCCCATGGCAGACCTGTACGTGCAGCTTGGGGACATGGGACAGGCCGAACACTATTTATCGGAGGCCATCGAGCGGTATCCGAATTCATACGAGCTTTACTTAAATAGAGCGGAGGTCTTCAACCGGTCTGATAACAAAAATGCAGCCAAAGCGGATTTGGAGTGGGCCATTGAAGCGGAGCCGGACGATTACCGTGCGTATTTCGACTTGGCTCGGATCTATCGCGAGGATGGCCTGGAAGAGCAAGCCTACGAGCTGATTTCGAAACTGTATGCAAGACAGCCGGACTCCCCGCTGGCCTGTTATTGGATGGCCGATTGTTACTACCGGCTGGGTCGTCAGGAGGAGGCGCTGGCGATCAATGACAAGCTGCTTAAGCTTGAAAATGATGATGCACCCAACTATGTGCAGCGCGCCGATATTTACATGGAGATGAATGATCTGCCATCTGCGGAGCAGGCGCTGAAGGAAGCAGCCGCTCTTCAGGATGGGACTGAAATCCGCAACAAGCTGAGTTATGTGCTCTATCTTCAAGGACGCAACGAGGAAGCGCTGCTTGAGCTGCAGGAAGCGGTTAAGCAGGAGGAGTCCTTCTCCGAGCATCCGACTTATCTGGCGGCCAGTGGTCATATATATAAGGAGATGGGTATGTGGGACCTCGCTATCGACGCATATTCCCAGGCGATTCAGGCGCATCCGTCGAATCCGAGATTTTACGAATTTCGTGCCGTTTGCTTTGTGGAGACCGGACAGCTGGAACGGGGATTAGCGGACTGCGCTCAAGGGCTCAGCTTGAACCCGGGGCAAGGCAGCCTGTACAGCCTGCGAAGTGGAATCTATTATACGATGGCGGATTATGCACAGGCGAAGGAAGATACGCTGCAAGTGCTGGAGCTTTCGCCGGGTCATCCGGGCGCTTATTTCAGACTGGGACAGATCTATTACAAGGATCAGGATGAGGATGCGGCATTGGCTGCTTTTGACGAGGTCCTGAAGCTGGTTCCCGAGCATGCCGACAGTTATCTGTACAAAGCACATA
- a CDS encoding DUF3995 domain-containing protein: MNNSRMKKAGYTACIAAVLYGLPHYWWGLGIGFAFPGDFQEAPDEFWTHVIGYWGMGTLALLAAVFALAFARPWGLRLPKWLLIIPAAIGSVLLSLWGFTYFVMQYLLAVGRVQSASMYATQDASPMAVWGYFWYALFLIWGISLGAAAYYAGKVRKQNKANHFTK; this comes from the coding sequence ATGAATAATTCAAGAATGAAAAAAGCCGGGTATACGGCTTGCATAGCCGCTGTTCTGTATGGCCTCCCCCATTATTGGTGGGGACTTGGCATCGGGTTTGCATTCCCGGGGGATTTCCAGGAAGCGCCTGATGAATTTTGGACGCACGTGATCGGTTACTGGGGAATGGGTACCCTGGCCTTATTGGCAGCCGTATTCGCGCTTGCTTTCGCCAGACCGTGGGGGTTACGCTTACCGAAATGGTTGCTAATTATACCTGCTGCCATCGGTTCTGTTTTGTTGTCATTATGGGGATTTACTTACTTCGTCATGCAGTATTTGTTAGCGGTCGGCCGAGTTCAGTCGGCCTCCATGTATGCCACTCAAGATGCAAGCCCCATGGCGGTGTGGGGATACTTCTGGTACGCACTCTTTCTGATCTGGGGAATTTCATTGGGTGCAGCAGCATACTATGCTGGAAAAGTCCGTAAGCAGAATAAAGCAAATCATTTCACTAAATAA